The Podarcis raffonei isolate rPodRaf1 chromosome Z, rPodRaf1.pri, whole genome shotgun sequence genome segment GCATTTACTGCAACAATGATAATATTGATCTTCTCATGTCTGGAAGCATCCTAACTTTATTGAATGTGCGCTTCCCCCTCCCACAGATCTACTGAGAAAGTGAAGTTAAATTTTATTAACCGGGATGGAGATAAATTCTCAGTCACCGCTAAAGAAGGAGAAAGCTTGCTGGAGGTGGTGATGAATCAAAACATCGACATCGATGGCTTTGGTAAGTGATGTgaccctttctctttctttagcCTTAAGTCGTTTTCCGCACCTCATGCGCACTCCCATCACCGATTTGCTAAGTGGTAACACATGGCGCTAGTAATGAGCCAGACCCATCCTGACATTTCTTATGAAATGCTTGTATTCTGACGCATTTCTCCCAAAACCAGCTtagatccaaattgagaaaaagaacagcCTAACTGTGTTTTAAGGCAGTAACATGTATACAGATCCAGTTactgtttttattaatttatttcataaaatgtgtatagcacttggttgtaaaaaaaacaacacaccaccttCAAGTCGTTTAGAAAATGGAGAAAGCCATAAAAGATAAGTAAAACAGCTAAAGGCAACAAtttaaatcattaaaaaaaacatcagCAATAAACAAAAATCAGATTAGAATACACATCAATGCTCTAGATATATAAGTAGTCTTGTCCAAACAAAAATGTCACACCAAAAAGAGCACAGCAAATGTGCTTCCCTGATATCAAgttgcagggagttccaaagtgtatttGGCAGGAGCTAGATACTAGTCAGGAGAAGCAATCtagttgttgttatcatcatcaattttatttatttataccctgcctttccccctgaaCCAGgattcaaagcagctcacaaagaTTAAAGCAAAGTAATTAACCTATAATATAATCATAAATAATGTAAAAACAAATATATTACAGTGTAGATAGGTAACAACAGCACAGCACGATTTAAAGGCCAtttccttaaaagcagtcagttgcTAACAGCATGCTGGAATCAAACACTATTTACTCTTCACAGCAGTCTTCTATAAATAAACTCAGTCCCCACTTTTCAGGCAAGCAGTCCATGCGTCAGGCTTTCAAAATGAGCCCCACAAATGGACGCCTCTCTTCTTACACTTTTCTCTCTTACCTTCCTGTTCTACCCCCACAtggtttgggtgggtgggagactCTTGTATTGTATGGCTCTAGCCAGATGGAACTCTGTTCTGGCCCCTCTCAAGTGtgtaccattgccattctaagagaacaagggaggcgttcgtgGTGAACGCAGGCACCTCTCTTTCTGGAAGGAAACAGCACTGGTTCAGAGGGTCCAAGTGCCATGCAACGACCGACTTTCTTTTACTTCCTTTTGACTCAGACCTGAAACCCCTAATTGGACACCTCCGTAGccatcacacatgcacacacacacacacacaccccgatacCCACACACCATACCAGTGTGTCCAACTTATTTATTCagataaatgaatgaaaataattGCACAAGCAAAACCCACAAAGCTACCCAACTAGGTCAAAGATTCCCATTTTCTCTCAAACACTATATGTGCCAATGCAAgtctgtgttatgtggtcttccTTAGAGGCAGCAGGAgccagtggtggcacagggttcAGGGTGTTGGACCAGGGCCTAGGAAAAGCCAgagttcaagtccccactcagctACAAAGCTCActtggatagttcagttggttagaacgtggtactgataacgccaaggttgcaggtttgatccatgCATGGAACAAGTgcatactcctgcattgcagggggttggactggatgattccagctctacaattcttttattctatgactttgggccagtcactacctctctgCCTGACCTACCACACAGAGTTGTTGTGCCGATtaagtgaggaagggaaagaaccatgtatgccactttgagctcctggacagaagggtgatatataaatgcaataacaaATACTGGTAAATGAAATACAAATCTGTTGCTTTCTCTGCCGGGGTGtaaggaagaagaaaatgatgTGTTGTAATAAGGCAGagccagcaggtggcagcaaaaGCAGGTGCAAGTGATGTACAGCCTACAAACGCTTCTTTTTCAGCAacctcagggagggagggagggagggagggaggggggctatCCATTCATGATTTTAGCCAACAAACCTTATGGGATGTAGTAGCAACCCTCAGCAATTGCTCTTCAACTACAGTAATTTAGGTTTGGGGACACTGTTTGTGCACATTGTAATCTCCGACTGGTGacagatttcaggggttccagcaTTTACTCAGGGTTCTGTTTCCTTGGAATCAgggtcagcagagactgtggtgtctttagaatATCAGATCtggcaagtgtccctattttccagggacctcCCTGATTTACAGAAAGCATCCCGGTTTATGATTTGAtgctggaatgtcccgcttttccttaggacgtccctattttcacaggagaaatgttggagggtatggagttatctaacccatgagccatctgaaggcagtcttgtatagggaagtttttaaaatgttttattatgcttttatatatgttggaagctgcccagagtcgctggggcaacccagaaagatgtgtggggtataaatagtaaaattgttgttatggatgggaatgtccctattttcatcagagaaatgttgaagagtaTGTGATATATGTGTGCAACACTGTAGGTTCTTGCAGCAGATGACTAAGACAAGTATGTAACATTGATGCTGATTCCTTTCCCCCCGAAGGGGCATGTGAGGGGGCCTTGGCTTGCTCCACTTGCCACCTCATCTTTGAGGGCAGCACATTTCAACAACTGGACCCCATCAGTGATGAAGAGATAGATATGCTGGACCTGGCATATGGACTTACTGAGACGTAAGTATCCATACCCTGTTTCTAGACACTGCATATTTGCATGGTGAATTGAACTGCGCAGGATCGAAACTTGAGATGGGGGCAGAATTCTGCATCCTCAGAATCTTAGTTCTagccttttaaaaagcaacaagaaaATCCCCTTTGGTTTCCCTTTAGTGCCAGCTGAAATTTTAGAAGTGGTTCCTCTCCGGGGAATATGGCAGTAAGAATACCTTTATAGCTTGTGGAACCACTGGAAGCAAAATTACTTATGAAAAATgaggaaggagaggcagagaAACAGGGGGATGACCTTGgtgtttcttccaactctacagttctgtgattctatgaaggtGGTAGTGAGGTTTACTGCCATGTAGGTGCACCAGTGGCATCATTCTGGcgctcctgccagtgtgtttgcacagtgctgccccctcccccatctcAATCCTCCTACTTAGCAACAGTGATCCAGCTCCCAGGATGCTATTCTGGCAGCTTTGTTCCATCTGGTGACCTGGTTCTGGCACAAGCAACAATCACAGAATTGCTGGAAGGTATCctgaggatgcgggtggcgctgtgggtaaaacctcagtgcctaggacttgccgatcgtatggtcggcagttcgaatccccgtggcggggtgagctcccatcattcggctcgccagagcagcttcgtcatgctggccacgtgacccggaagtgtcctcggatggcgccggctcacggcctctagagcgagatgagcacgcaaccctagagtcggacacaactggcccgtacgggcaggggtacctttacctttatcctgagGATAATctaatctagggttgccatacgtctagaatttcccggacatagctgaGATTTGGCCCTTGCAGTCGGCGTCTGGGATTttaaatcgctgaaatgtccggaaaaatccagatgtatggcaacccatgtcagaagtgaaGATTTCtggcaaatttattttaaaatagctcaaaatgtCTTCtttggcagaaagaaagaaagaaagaaagaaagaaagaaagaagcagctcaacaactttgcccccccccccaaagcgccACAATTCTTGAGTCTAGATtttcaatttttgaaatatggcaaccctaatctaaTCCAGCCCCTTGCATTGCacgaatatgcagctgtcccacacagggattgaacctgctacTTTGGCATTATCATTTccatgctctaaccaagtgagctagAGATTAAGTGGTGAGATTAATGATCAGTTGAAGCTTGAGTAAATAAAAAGGTTTGACTGGAACAGCTGAAGAGATTTTTTCTTACCAGTACTTGTTTCCAACTAGAGGAAAAAGCATAGGACTATCAATAACTGTAACTGTAATTTGGTTACGTTGTTCAACAACAACTGAAACAATTTCCACagctaaaaggtaaaagtaaagggacccctgaccattaggtccagttgtgaccaactctggggttgcagcgctcctcgctttattggccgagggagccggcgtacagcttccgggtcatgtggccagcataactaagctgcttctggcaaaccagagcagcgcacagaaacaccgtttaccttgccaccagagtggtacttatttatctacttgcacttgacatgcttttgaaccgctaggttggcaggagcagggaccaagcaacgggagctcaccccgtcgcgggtattcgaactgccgaccttctgattggcaagtcctaggctctgtggtttagaccacagcgccacccgcgtcccatttccaCAGCTACACATACACAAAAGCTTGCTTTCATTTGCCAAGTGTattttttgtcattttcataCTGCAAACTACCCcatgatcctcggatgaagggcagcatataaattcaataaataaataagaaataaaagcagcacagcgttgttaaaagccctttcctttaaaataagTCAGTTCCCTAAGGCCTTTTGGAATAAAGCAGCCTTCAGCTGTCGGGCAGAAGCAAAGTTGGGGGGAGCTGCTTCCTTGGGAAGTGAGTTCCGAAGCCAGGGAGCCAAGAAAGCACACACAACAAAACCAAGAGATGTCTGGGTCTGTTTTTGTCCTTTATAAGGTCTCGTCTAGGCTGCCAGGTGCGCGTGAAGAATTGGATGGATGGCCTCACGGTCCAGGTTCCCACAGATGTGTCAGACATCAGGAGAGAACTGGAAGTGGAGAAGCAAACCAAGCAATAATAGCTGATACAGTGTTCTCCTGAATGCTCTTCCTGCAATGCAATCATTTCAGGCTTCATGTTTCTTGAACATTTTGCTGTTGCTTGCTTTTCCTTGTGACTTCTTGAGATGCCTTCTGTATTTAAAACCTGCCATGTGTACTGAAGTTTGATATTTGGCATGACATATGTGGGAACTGCCTAGCATGCCCCTGATACTTAAATGATAGTCCTGGGGTCCTTATGTCTCTGAACCTCATTTTGCTGGTCTGTAATACATATGACGGTGAAATGGTTGCAACTTTTTGTTAACAATGCTGGTGATTCTTACTGTGAGCAATGCGGGGAACTGCCAAACTTTATCAGCTAAGGTGATGTGCATCCCAGTGTTGTGGTGTACTATGATACGCTTTTGAGCCAGTTCACAGCAGCCTTGGCTCTTTGACTAATCACAAAAACCCTGCGTCTGTTGCAGGAGGGACCAATAAATTGTTTCACTAAAAACCAacgtatataaatataattttaaaagctgGTGAGCTTTAGAAACCTTTCTGCTGCTTGTATCTATGACTAGTCCTCCTCTTTAATAACTGTTTGTTTCTTCATTGTGTGATTTTCACAGTACAGTCAATATGTTTTAGTTTGTTGTTCAATGCATTTTCCGTTTATGGTTAGCCACCTTGAGCAGCTTTCTTTTgggaagatgggatataaatatttttaataagtaAACATCAAAATGCGGGTTTGAACGTGAAAATTATTATTTCACTACAAAGACCAACAGCTTTTtattatttgcttgtttgctgAGATATTCATATATTATTGATATGCTTTTCTAATAGGATTCCGTATCAACAAAATATAATCAAAAATGACACAATAAAGAAAAATCTCTGAAATACAaaaaagtctttaaaaaaatattttagataTCAAAGAATCaaccaaacagcaacaacataaaaCAATTCTATCCTCTCCTTCCGAGGTTCCTTTTATCTTCTCTTTTCCCTGCATTTTCTAAGTTCACCTCGTCTATCACaacttttatatactttatttatttcttactctGCTGGAAGTCTTGCCATCCAGCTCGGTAAATTGTTTGCTTATAACACATTTCCATATATTCCATAAAAAAATATCCAGTCCTCTTTATATATTTAGTCATTTGGTTTCTAATTCTAGTAGTCATCCCTGCTAGCTCTGCATATTCTAACAGTTTAATGTGTCATTCTTCTATCATTAATACTTtatctgttttccatttttgcattAATAGTACACGGGCAACCGTTGTTGCACATAGAAACAGATTTCCCTCTTTTTTGGAGACTTCCTTTGTTATTAACCCTAAGAGCAATGCTTTGGATTTTTgggaaaggatttttaaaatgctttttttagtTCAGTATAAATCATTTTCCAATAATTTTTAATTATGCTACACTACCCAGCATTCTACTCCATTCTACTCCATATTTGCAaagctttttttatttctttccaaacCCGTACATAGTTATCACTAAATATATTATGATTATTCACCATTAACCATATTTTCTAGGTATTTTACTTTCCCCCCACTCTTTATATAATTTCGTTGGCCCACTCTTATACcccttattttttttattccttATATTTTGTGTCAATACCTCCAAAATCAAAATAAACAATAACGGGGACAATGGCCACCTTGTCTAGTTCCTTTCATGACTCCACCCCTCAGAAATAATGTTATTTACAATAATATTTGCTCATTGTTCAGTACATATTGCTTCTATCGCCTTTCAAAATGTTTTCCCCAAATCCATTTCCCTCAGAACTCTTTTCATAAATAGCCAAGACacgttgtcaaatgctttctccacgTCCAGAAATATCAatgctgcttgtttttcattATGCACTTCTAGGTATTCTGTTATGCTTATTATATTTTTAACATTAACTTTTATCTGTCTGCTGGGGGAAAAGCCTGCTTGGTCCATATGTATTATATCACTCATAGTTCTTTTAAGTTTATTTGCTGACACTGCTGCGAATAATTTATAATCGCAGTTTAGTAGTAAGATCGGACGAAATTTTTTGGGGATTTGTCATGTCGTCATCTTGTTTTGGTAGCAAGGTGATATAAGCCTCATTCCAAGTCTCTGGAGCTTGTCCTGTTTCTAGCACTTTGGACAGCCATGGACAGCTAACTTGTTCCGGAATTTTTTGTAGTAGTCCACCAAGAGCTTTACCCAATTGGGGCTTTACCCAATTTTCCCTGACTTATCacctgatgtaccgtatttttcactccatagggcgccctggaccatagggcgcacctagtttttaggggggaaataaaggggaaaaaattattgtcttggcttcctctttagccacacacaacctctccagctgggagaggctgcatgcggctttggcagaagccaagaagcGCTCCGAAGGTTttcagatagctgcctgaagcccgggaaGTGCAGCGGGAGTTGGCACTGcactccccgggcttcgggctgcaggcagctatctgcaagcttTCGGAGCCTGGCAGGAACTCCCGCaacgctctgaaggcttgcggatagcttcctgaagcctggagagcgagaggggtcggtgcgcaccaacccctctcgctctccaggcttcagcgaaagcctgcattcgctccatcggacgcacacacatttccccttcatttttggagggggaaaactgcgtcctatagagcgaaaaatacggtaattccaatTTCAAATCATTGAAACTGGCCTATTTAGTTGCTCTATACTTTCTCTTGAAGTGTTGCCCAGCTTCCTTTCCTCTATATACCGTAGTTCTCCATTTGTTTGAgatcttatttttctttctcataCAAATCTGTGTAAAACCTTACAAATTCCTGTCTTATTTCTTTTGGTTCATTGATTACTCTTGGTCTACTCTTTTTGTTAAATTGCCAGGCCAGCAACTTTCCCGGTTTATATGCAAATTCGAAGTTATTTTGTTTTATAATCTTAAGACCACCAgccttttattatttgtttgcttgcttaattATACATTTTACTACATTTAcattttatctgtcctaaatcttcccacattcagctttattggatgtCCTGAAGTTCCGGTGTTATGAGAGATGGAGAagaacaactctctctctctctctctctccactttctccaagcCATGTACTGTTTTATAAAcatatggccatctgtcatggatgcattagttgagattcctccattgcagggggttggactagatgatcctttggggtcccttccaactctttgattctgtcATGTCGCCTctcactcaccttttctctaaactaaaaacctttattcaccttttctctaaactaaactaaaacgtCCCAAAATAGATTTGTGTAATGGCGTTATGATATTGGtagctttattttcaattcctttccgaatggaatttgcctttttcacgaCCACCATGCACTGCAtcaacatcttcatcaagctCTCTGCAATGACCCCCAATTCTTACTCCGTCACCTTCAGTTTAGTCCCCATGAACATGTATATGAAATTAAGATTTTTCTTCTTTGCATTGAATTCTATTTGCTATTTTACTGTGTATTCATTCAGTTCCTTTTTTAACCAGGGCTTTGGATTTCGACTGTGGCCTTTCAGCATGGGTGGGATATTTTAATGCAGTTTATGCACATTTGCATATGTATGTGCTTGTTTTCTGTTTATTGTTACTTGTCTCAAGTTGCTGTGGCAAAAAAAGAAACTAATacatttaataagtaataatgcTATCGATTTGGGAGGACCTccccaaaccctagaaattaTTGAATAGTAGGATTTTAATTGGGATATGGATAAAAGTACAAGCTGCAGAGCTGTGCCA includes the following:
- the LOC128406273 gene encoding adrenodoxin-like yields the protein MMSRSISGLLRLGLPQAHRARAQVIFVTTDCSPALAGLHLGRCFSTSHRLQYVPVGGTGSTEKVKLNFINRDGDKFSVTAKEGESLLEVVMNQNIDIDGFGACEGALACSTCHLIFEGSTFQQLDPISDEEIDMLDLAYGLTETSRLGCQVRVKNWMDGLTVQVPTDVSDIRRELEVEKQTKQ